One window of the Macaca thibetana thibetana isolate TM-01 chromosome 1, ASM2454274v1, whole genome shotgun sequence genome contains the following:
- the LOC126958643 gene encoding interferon-induced transmembrane protein 1-like — protein sequence MTTGNNRGKQGSLSTIPASRHCSCPSLHAENHTSQTFTQHFLPQRQKRHKEDHEVTVLGAPHSTILPRSTVINIHSKTSVPNHVVWSLFNTIFLNWYCLGFIAFTYSVKSRDRKMVGNMTGAQAYASTAKCLYISALIVGIIMTIGFILLLGFGSVMIYHIMLQIIQEKQGY from the coding sequence ATGACTACTGGAAACAACAGGGGAAAGCAGGGCTCACTGAGCACCATCCCAGCATCCAGACACTGCAGCTGCCCTTCCCTCCACGCTGAAAACCACACTTCTCAAACCTTCACTCAACACTTCCTTCCCCAAAGACAGAAAAGGCACAAGGAGGATCACGAGGTGACTGTGCTGGGGGCACCCCATAGCACCATCCTCCCAAGGTCCACCGTTATCAACATCCACAGCAAGACCTCCGTGCCCAACCATGTCGTCTGGTCCCTGTTCAACACCATCTTCTTGAACTGGTACTGCTTGGGCTTCATAGCATTCACCTACTCCGTGAAGTCTAGGGACAGGAAGATGGTTGGCAACATGACTGGGGCCCAGGCCTATGCCTCCACGGCCAAATGCCTGTACATCTCGGCCCTGATTGTGGGCATCATCATGACCATTGGATTCATCCTGTTACTGGGGTTTGGTTCTGTGATGATCTACCATATTATGTTACAGATCATACAGGAAAAACAGGGTTACTAG